Below is a window of Yersinia kristensenii DNA.
CATGTGAGGCGCAGGGATGTCGCCGCTGGGGAAGGAGCACCAGAGTGCTTTGCCATAATCGCTGTAAACAGCACGTTTACTGCGGTCATTGCAGGCACCGACAGCAATCACCTGTTCATGGCTGGCGTAACCATCATTTTCGAGGGGTTCATTGCCGTTACCCGCGGCAAAAAAGATCACACATCCCTTACCTTCTCGACCATTTTTTACTGCATAATCAATGGCCTTACGGGTTAATGCTGGCATTGCGACGACGACATTATGCTCTGGAGCATCGGGATCAAGCCACAGGCCATCTACGGGCCCCCAACTGCAAGAGATAACATCCGCGCCATGTTCTGCCGCCCACGCAAAGGCGAAAGCTTCGCTCTGTGAGCCTAATCCTCCGGTATGCCGTATTGGCATCAGTTTAGCCTCGGGGGCCACGCCAGAAGCACCATAGCGGCCATCGGCACAGGCGACTCCGGCACAGGCGGTACCGTGGTTGTCGCCTATTCGCGGTGAAACATCTTGGTCTTCGTCTGGCAGGCTACAAGGATGGACAATTTTACCTTCGCGCCAAAATTCTGGATGGCCCAGATCGAACCCATCATCAATGACAGCAATCGTCGTACCTTTTCCCAAGGTGATTTTATGGGCGTTTTCAACATTCGCGCTAGCGTCAACATCAATCTCAGTTCGTACGATGGTTTTCTTTAAATGCCACTGATTAGGATGAATGGTTTTGGCTTTTTTATGATAAATTAATTCTGGATGACAATGTTCAATATCCTTACGATTTAAAATATTTTCGGCAAGTGTAAACGTGTCTTCACCCGTATTTTCCAATATTGAGACAAAATAAGAATTCCTAAGAAATGATATTTTATTTTTAATGGCAAGATTATATTTATCGATTATTTTTTCACAGTCATTCTCGGTTAAGTCATTTTTGAATTGAATAAAAAGGTTCTCGGTATAAATAACAGGTTCTTGATTTTCTTCATTAACAAAGGCATGTCCGGCGAACCTAACCTCCTTATTGTTAGCCATATTTTTCTTTATTTCGCTAACCCTACTTGCCGAGATTTTTAGGTTGACGACATAGGTGTCAGCATGGGCAATATTAAAAATAACCTCATATTGTATATCACTGTCGCCAATAATATTGACCATCATGTGGGTAAAGTCGGCCTCTTTATGCATTCTTATTATGAGTATATCAGTGGATTTTATTAGGCTGAATGTCTTGCGTTTATTGTCCAGAACATCATATGTAACGTCAAATTGTTTCATTTTGATTTCCTTTTAATAGGATGGCGCTGAGCTGGATTTTTTGTTTACTGCGCTTATAAATATGTTTTTAGATATGAATTATTTAGAGTCGCGGGTTGGCTGATTTTATATAACATATATTGGTGTGTTTCCGGTTATCAAAATCTGACAATAACTAGCCCGCTAACAGGGAGTTAAAGTGGTTTTGGTGTCGTCATCCGGCAAATAACCCCTCAATTATCACGTTGTTCAAGCCATAGACTTACTGAATGTTTGTCATCCTAAGCAACAATTTTGATATTTATCTCTTTCCCTGACTTGGGAACGCTTACGCTGAACAGGAAAACCTGCTGTGGCTGAAGATAGCGATGCAGAAAAAAGTGAGGAACCCACATCCCATAAGCTGGAGAAGGCCCGCGAAAAAGGCCAGATCCCGCGCTCGCGCGAACTGACCTCAATGCTGATGCTTGGGGCCGGTTTGTCTATTTTGTGGGTTTCGGGGGAATCGATGGCTCGCCAGTTGGCCGCTATGATTGCCCAAGGGCTGCACTTTGATCACGGTATCATCAGTGATGATAAGCAAATGCTACGGCAAATTGGCATGTTATTGCGCCAAACGCTAATAGCAATGATACCCATTTTTGCCGGATTGGTGATTGTGGCGCTGGCAGTCCCAATGCTGTTGGGGGGAGTGCTGTTTAGCGGCGAATCAATCAAATTTGACCTGAAGCGGATGAGCCCCATTGCGGGCTTAAAACGGATGTTTTCCTCTCAGGCATTGGCTGAGCTACTGAAAGCCATTTTGAAAGCGACGCTGGTTGGCTGGGTGACCGGCATATTTCTGTGGCATAACTGGCCAGATATGATGCGGTTAATGGCTGCACCGCCGGTGGCGGCTTTAGGGGATGCGCTCCACTTGATTATTTTTTGTGGATTGGTCGTGGTTTTAGGCCTCACCCCGATGGTCGCGTTTGATGTGTTTTTCCAAATAACCAACCATATTAAAAAATTGCGTATGACCAAGCAGGAAATACGTGATGAATTCAAAGATCAAGAAGGTGACCCGCATGTGAAAGGGCGCATTCGTCAACAACAACGGGCAATGGCCCGCCGGCGGATGATGGCTGATGTGCATAAAGCTGATGTGATTGTGACGAACCCGACTCACTATGCCGTCGCATTGCAGTACAACGAAGCAAAAATGAGTGCGCCCAAAGTTTTAGCGAAAGGAGCGGGGGCCGTTGCATTGCGTATCCGTGAACTGGGCGCTGAACATCGCATTCCTTTATTAGAAGCGCCACCACTGGCGAGGGCTTTATTCCGGCACAGTGATGTGGGCCAACATATTCCAGCCACCCTTTATGCCGCGGTGGCAGAAGTTCTTGCCTGGGTATATCAGCTGAAACGCTGGAAGCGGGAAGGTGGGCTAATCCCGAAAAAACCTGAACATCTGCCGGTACCGGAAGGTCTGGATTTTGCAACAGAGAGTGAGACTGACTAATGGCTAATTTGGCCGCCCTGCTTCGTTTACCGGGCAATTTCAAAGATACCCAGTGGCAAATTCTTGCCGGGCCAATCTTAATCTTAATGATCTTGTCGATGATGGTGTTGCCGCTGCCGCCTTTCATCCTTGATTTGTTGTTTACCTTCAACATTGCGCTGTCGATTATGGTGTTGTTGGTGGCCATGTTTACCCAGCGCACTTTAGATTTCGCCGCCTTCCCAACCATTCTACTGTTCTCGACATTATTGCGCTTATCCCTAAACGTAGCTTCCACCCGTATCATTCTGATGGATGGTCACACCGGTGCAGCGGCGGCAGGGCGCGTCGTTGAAGCCTTTGGCCATTTTCTGGTGGGCGGCAACTTTGCCATCGGTATCGTGGTCTTTGTCATTTTGGTTATCATCAACTTTATGGTTATTACCAAAGGGGCAGGGCGTATTGCCGAAGTTGGTGCACGTTTTGTTCTTGATGGTATGCCCGGTAAGCAGATGGCCATCGACGCCGACTTAAATGCCGGTTTGATTGGTGAAGACGAAGCGAAAAAGCGTCGTTCTGATGTCACACAGGAAGCGGATTTCTACGGCTCAATGGACGGGGCCAGTAAATTTGTTCGTGGTGATGCGGTCGCGGGGCTACTGATCATGGTGATTAACGTGGTCGGTGGCCTGTTAGTTGGCGTGCTTCAGCACAACATGGCTGTGGGTCATGCCGCCGAAACCTATACATTATTGACCATCGGTGATGGCTTAGTGGCGCAGATCCCAGCATTGGTCATCTCCACGGCGGCAGGTGTTATTGTTACCCGCGTGAGCACCGATCAGGATGTCGGCCAGCAAATGGTCACCCAGTTGTTCAACAACCCGCGGGTGATGGTTTTGAGTGCAGCGGTACTGGGTTTACTGGGTATGGTACCCGGAATGCCTAACTTTGTATTCCTGCTGTTTACTGCTGCATTGTTGGCATTAGCCTGGCGCTTGCGCGGTAAGCAATCTCAGCAACCGGTAGCGGCAGAAGCGCCAGTGGTGCAGGATAACCAGCAAGCCGCTGAAGCCACTTGGTCCGATGTTCAGTTGGAAGATCCATTGGGTATGGAAGTCGGTTATCGCCTGATTCCGATGGTCGATTTCCAGCAAAATGGTGAGTTACTCGGCCGAATTCGCAGTATTCGTAAAAAGTTTGCCCAAGAAATGGGTTATCTACCGCCAGTGGTTCATATCAGAGATAATCTGGAACTCCCGCCTGCCAGTTATCGGATATTAATGAAAGGGGTCGAGATTGGCAGCGGTGAAGCCCATCCGGGCCGCTGGCTGGCGATCAACCCGGGGAATGCTGTCGGGACATTGCCCGGCGAAGCAACCCATGACCCCGCCTTTGGTTTGGCGGCGGTATGGATTGAAAGTGCATTACGCGAACAAGCGCAGATCCAGGGCTTTACCGTGGTTGAGGCCAGTACGGTTGTTGCCACGCACTTGAATCATTTGATTAGCCAATATGCGAGTGATTTATTCGGACGTCAGGAAACACAGCAATTGCTGGACAGGGTTTCACAAGAAATGCCGAAACTGACAGAAGATTTTATCCCCGGAGTGGTGACTTTAACCACGCTGCATAAAGTGCTGCAAAACCTGTTAATGGAGCGGGTATCTATTCGCGATATGCGCACCATTATTGAGACACTGGCCGAGCATGCGCCAAATCAAACCGATCCTTATGAATTAACCGCTGTGGTGCGCGTTGCACTGGGGCGTTCAATTGCACAGCAATGGTTCCCCGGAACGGGCGAAATTCAGGTTATTGGGCTGGATGCAGCATTGGAGCGCTTGTTATTGCAGGCACTTCAAGGTGGTAGCGGCTTAGAGCCAGGTCTGGCTGATCGTCTCTTGGAACAATCCAAACAAGCACTGCAACGTCAGGAAATGCTGGGCGCACCGCCGGTATTACTGGTTAACCACGCGCTCCGTGCATTATTAGCGCGTTTCTTGCGCCGTAGCTTACCGCAGATGGTGGTGCTGTCTAACCTGGAAATTGGCGATAATCGCCAGATCCGTATGACTTCAACCATAGGAGCAGCCTGATGTTAACGCGTCTTTTTCCACTGATTCTAGGTGGTGTGCTTTCGCTGAGTATGTTGCCGCTGAATGCTGCGGCTTCAGGTACGTGGGTGGCAGATGATATTGGCATTACACAGAGTTTTCGCGGAGTGGCTATTTCCGCCAAACCGCTGCAATCACCGGTTGCACTGGCTCAAGAAAATGCGCGAATTGTGTCGGTAGGTTGGCGCTACCAATTAATGTCGGCAGCACCAGATGGTTTACAAGTTAAGTTGTGTACGCCGACCCGCTGTATGCCTCTTGAAGGAGGCAGCGGGCAAAGCCGCGGGCTGGCGGGGGAAGCGGCTGCTACTCAACTGACTTTTGTGTACTTTATTGCAGGAAAAGGGCGGGTAAATCCGCCACTTCAAGTGATTAGCAACCAAGTGATAGTCAATTATCGCTAAAATCCTATCGGAGAAAAGCAACCGTAGCACATTGGGATTG
It encodes the following:
- the flhB gene encoding flagellar biosynthesis protein FlhB, translating into MAEDSDAEKSEEPTSHKLEKAREKGQIPRSRELTSMLMLGAGLSILWVSGESMARQLAAMIAQGLHFDHGIISDDKQMLRQIGMLLRQTLIAMIPIFAGLVIVALAVPMLLGGVLFSGESIKFDLKRMSPIAGLKRMFSSQALAELLKAILKATLVGWVTGIFLWHNWPDMMRLMAAPPVAALGDALHLIIFCGLVVVLGLTPMVAFDVFFQITNHIKKLRMTKQEIRDEFKDQEGDPHVKGRIRQQQRAMARRRMMADVHKADVIVTNPTHYAVALQYNEAKMSAPKVLAKGAGAVALRIRELGAEHRIPLLEAPPLARALFRHSDVGQHIPATLYAAVAEVLAWVYQLKRWKREGGLIPKKPEHLPVPEGLDFATESETD
- the flhA gene encoding flagellar biosynthesis protein FlhA encodes the protein MANLAALLRLPGNFKDTQWQILAGPILILMILSMMVLPLPPFILDLLFTFNIALSIMVLLVAMFTQRTLDFAAFPTILLFSTLLRLSLNVASTRIILMDGHTGAAAAGRVVEAFGHFLVGGNFAIGIVVFVILVIINFMVITKGAGRIAEVGARFVLDGMPGKQMAIDADLNAGLIGEDEAKKRRSDVTQEADFYGSMDGASKFVRGDAVAGLLIMVINVVGGLLVGVLQHNMAVGHAAETYTLLTIGDGLVAQIPALVISTAAGVIVTRVSTDQDVGQQMVTQLFNNPRVMVLSAAVLGLLGMVPGMPNFVFLLFTAALLALAWRLRGKQSQQPVAAEAPVVQDNQQAAEATWSDVQLEDPLGMEVGYRLIPMVDFQQNGELLGRIRSIRKKFAQEMGYLPPVVHIRDNLELPPASYRILMKGVEIGSGEAHPGRWLAINPGNAVGTLPGEATHDPAFGLAAVWIESALREQAQIQGFTVVEASTVVATHLNHLISQYASDLFGRQETQQLLDRVSQEMPKLTEDFIPGVVTLTTLHKVLQNLLMERVSIRDMRTIIETLAEHAPNQTDPYELTAVVRVALGRSIAQQWFPGTGEIQVIGLDAALERLLLQALQGGSGLEPGLADRLLEQSKQALQRQEMLGAPPVLLVNHALRALLARFLRRSLPQMVVLSNLEIGDNRQIRMTSTIGAA
- a CDS encoding S8 family peptidase, with product MKQFDVTYDVLDNKRKTFSLIKSTDILIIRMHKEADFTHMMVNIIGDSDIQYEVIFNIAHADTYVVNLKISASRVSEIKKNMANNKEVRFAGHAFVNEENQEPVIYTENLFIQFKNDLTENDCEKIIDKYNLAIKNKISFLRNSYFVSILENTGEDTFTLAENILNRKDIEHCHPELIYHKKAKTIHPNQWHLKKTIVRTEIDVDASANVENAHKITLGKGTTIAVIDDGFDLGHPEFWREGKIVHPCSLPDEDQDVSPRIGDNHGTACAGVACADGRYGASGVAPEAKLMPIRHTGGLGSQSEAFAFAWAAEHGADVISCSWGPVDGLWLDPDAPEHNVVVAMPALTRKAIDYAVKNGREGKGCVIFFAAGNGNEPLENDGYASHEQVIAVGACNDRSKRAVYSDYGKALWCSFPSGDIPAPHMRHPSPFTKGIWTTDIRHEAGYSSDDTFTGDIFGNYTTIFSGTSSACPGAAGVAALILSVNPSLKYYEVKDIIRYSCDKIDEENGQYDENGHSKWYGYGRVNAERAVILAKEWKK
- a CDS encoding flagellar protein FlhE; its protein translation is MLTRLFPLILGGVLSLSMLPLNAAASGTWVADDIGITQSFRGVAISAKPLQSPVALAQENARIVSVGWRYQLMSAAPDGLQVKLCTPTRCMPLEGGSGQSRGLAGEAAATQLTFVYFIAGKGRVNPPLQVISNQVIVNYR